The following proteins are co-located in the Peromyscus maniculatus bairdii isolate BWxNUB_F1_BW_parent chromosome 23, HU_Pman_BW_mat_3.1, whole genome shotgun sequence genome:
- the Sun1 gene encoding SUN domain-containing protein 1 isoform X7 yields the protein MDFSRLHTYTPPQCVPENTGYTYALSSSYSSDALDFETEHRLEPVFDSPRMSRRSLRLVTTAAYSSGDSQAVDLHVSTSRATPSKEKETRTVKQRRSASKPAFSINHLSGKGVSSSASHDSSCSLRNAAVLRHPVLDESLIREQTKVDHFWGLDDDGDLKGGNKAATQGNGELAAEVTASNGYTCRDCRMLSARTDALTAQSATHGTTSRVYSRDRTLKQRGASFYLDRTLWLAKYTSSSFASFVVQLFQVVLMKLSFESETYKLKGYESRAYESQSYETKSHGSEAHLGHCGRMTAGELSRVDGESLCDLLVRALHRTRAAGWSVAEAMWSMLWLAVTAPGKAASGIFWWLGSGWYQFVTLISWLNVFLLTRCLRNICKVFVLLLPLLLLLGAGLSLWGQGNFLSLLPVLNWTAMQPAQRVGEPESVHRPDPLPPSPPLKVDYEASPRPQESDMGQKVASLSVQCHNHEGRLAELTILLQKLQMRVDQVDDGREGLSLWVKDVVGQHLQEMGTTEPLGAKTDFMTFHRDHEVRLSNLEDILRKLTEKSEAIQKELEESKLRAGSRAEEQPLLDRVQHLELELNLLKSQLSDWQHLRTSCEQADARIQETVKLMFSEDQHDSSLEWLLQKLSSRFVSKDEVQLLLQDLELKVLQNITHHITVTGQPPTSEVIMSAMNEAGISGITEAQVHIIVNNALKLYSQDKTGMVDFALESGGGSILSTRCSETYETKTALLSLFGIPLWYFSQSPRVVIQPDIYPGNCWAFKGSQGYLVVRLSMRIYPTTFTMEHIPKTLSPAGNISSAPRDFAVYGLETEYQEEGQPLGRFTYDQEGDSLQMFHTLERPDQAFQIVELRVLSNWGHPEYTCLYRFRVHGEPVQ from the exons ATGGACTTTTCTCGGCTACATACATACACTCCCCCCCAGTGTGTGCCGGAGAACACCGGCTACACCTACGCACtcag TTCTAGTTATTCTTCGGATGCTCTGGATTTTGAGACTGAGCACAGGTTGGAACCTGTATTTGATTCTCCAAGGATGTCCCGCCGCAGCTTGCGCCTGGTCACAACAGCAGCGTATAGCAGTGGGGACAGCCAGGCTGTTGACTTGCACGTCAGCACCAGCAGGGCCACCCCCTCCAAGGAGAAAGAAACCAG GACAGTCAAACAGCGCAGAAGCGCAAGCAAGCCAGCTTTTAGTATCAACCACCTGTCAGGGAAGGGAGTGTCCTCCAGCGCCAGCCATGACAGCTCTTGCAGCCTGCGGAATGCCGCGGTGCTTCGGCATCCTGTGCTAGATGAGTCTCTGATTCGCGAGCAGACCAAAGTGGACCACTTCTGGG gTCTTGACGATGATGGCGACCTTAAAG GTGGAAATAAAGCTGCCACTCAGGGAAACGGTGAACTGGCAGCCGAGGTGACAGCCAGCAATGGATACACCTGCCGTGACTGCAGGATGCTCTCAGCGCGCACTGATGCACTCACGGCCCAGTCTGCTACCCATGGGACCACCTCGAGGGTTTACTCCAGAGACAGAACTCTAAAACAGC GCGGTGCATCCTTTTACCTGGATAGGACTCTGTGGCTGGCCAAGTACACCTCCTCATCCTTTGCATCATTCGTAGTTCAACTTTTTCAAGTGGTTTTAATGAAGCTCAGTTTTGAATCAGAAACTTACAAATTGAAAGGCTATGAATCCAGAGCTTATGAATCACAAAGCTATGAGACAAAGAGCCATGGGTCAGaag CCCATCTCGGTCACTGTGGGAGGATGACTGCCGGAGAGCTTTCCAGAGTGGACGGGGAGTCCCTGT GTGACCTCTTGGTTCGAGCACTACACAGGACCAGAGCTGCTGGGTGGTCTGTGGCTGAGGCCATGTGGTCGATGCTCTGGCTGGCTGTCACTGCTCCAG GGAAGGCAGCCTCTGGAATCTTCTGGTGGCTAGGGAGTGGATGGTACCAATTTGTTACTTTGATTTCTTGGCTGAATGTGTTTCTTCTTACCAG GTGCCTTCGAAATATTTGCAAGGTTTTTGTCTTGCTCCTTCCACTCCTACTTTTACTAG GTGCTGGTCTCTCCCTATGGGGTCAGGGCAACTTCCTCTCACTCCTACCAGTGCTGAACTGGACGGCCATGCAGCCAGCACAGAGGGTGGGCGAGCCCGAGAGTGTGCACAGACCTGaccctcttccccccagcccacctctgaAG GTTGATTATGAGGCTTCCCCGCGGCCTCAAGAGAGTGACATGGGACAGAAAGTAGCCTCTTTGAGTGTGCAGTGCCACAACCACGAAGGGAGACTGGCAGAGCTGACGATCCTGCTTCAGAAGCTCCAGATGCGGGTGGACCAGGTGGACGATGGCAGGGAAGGGCTGTCCCTGTGGGTCAAGGATGTAGTTGGACAGCACCTGCAGGAGATGGGCACCACAGAACCACTCGGTGCTAAG ACTGACTTCATGACTTTTCACCGTGACCATGAAGTACGTCTCTCCAACTTGGAAGATATTCTTAGAAAACTGACAGAGAAATCTGAG GCTATCCAGAAGGAGctggaagaaagcaagctgagagcAGGCAG CAGGGCTGAAGAGCAGCCCCTCCTAGACCGTGTGCAGCACCTAGAACTGGAACTGAACCTGCTGAAGTCACAGCTGTCGGACTGGCAGCATCTGAGGACCAGCTGTGAGCAG GCCGATGCCCGCATCCAGGAGACTGTGAAACTCATGTTCTCTGAGGATCAGCACGACAGCTCCCTCGAGTGGCTGTTGCAGAAGCTTTCTTCTCGGTTCGTGAGCAAGGATGAGGTGCAGCTGCTTTTGCAGGACCTTGAGCTGAAAGTGCTGCAGAATATCACACACCACATCACAGTGACGGGACAGCCGCCGACATCTGAGGTCATCATGTCTGCCATGAACGAGGCAGGGATTTCAGGAATCACGGAAGCG CAAGTGCACATCATTGTGAACAATGCTCTGAAGCTGTACTCCCAAGACAAGACTGGGATGGTGGACTTTGCTCTGGAGTCTGGAG GTGGCAGCATCCTGAGCACTCGGTGCTCCGAGACCTATGAGACCAAGACGGCACTGCTGAGTCTGTTTGGGATCCCGCTGTGGTACTTCTCGCAGTCACCTCGTGTGGTGATCCAG CCCGACATCTACCCAGGGAATTGCTGGGCATTCAAAGGCTCTCAGGGGTATCTGGTGGTGCGGTTGTCCATGAGGATCTATCCAACCACGTTCACCATGGAGCACATTCCAAAGACGCTGTCACCCGCTGGTAACATCTCCAGTGCCCCCAGAGACTTCGCAGTCTAT GGACTGGAAACAGAGTATCAGGAAGAGGGGCAGCCTCTGGGACGGTTTACCTATGACCAGGAAGGAGACTCACTCCAGATGTTCCACACACTG GAAAGGCCTGACCAAGCCTTCCAGATAGTAGAGCTCCGGGTCCTATCCAACTGGGGCCACCCTGAGTACACCTGCCTCTACCGCTTCCGAGTCCATGGAGAACCTGTCCAGTAG
- the Sun1 gene encoding SUN domain-containing protein 1 isoform X6, which yields MDFSRLHTYTPPQCVPENTGYTYALSSSYSSDALDFETEHRLEPVFDSPRMSRRSLRLVTTAAYSSGDSQAVDLHVSTSRATPSKEKETRTVKQRRSASKPAFSINHLSGKGVSSSASHDSSCSLRNAAVLRHPVLDESLIREQTKVDHFWGLDDDGDLKGGNKAATQGNGELAAEVTASNGYTCRDCRMLSARTDALTAQSATHGTTSRVYSRDRTLKQRGASFYLDRTLWLAKYTSSSFASFVVQLFQVVLMKLSFESETYKLKGYESRAYESQSYETKSHGSEAPSTCVAAHLGHCGRMTAGELSRVDGESLCDLLVRALHRTRAAGWSVAEAMWSMLWLAVTAPGKAASGIFWWLGSGWYQFVTLISWLNVFLLTRCLRNICKVFVLLLPLLLLLGAGLSLWGQGNFLSLLPVLNWTAMQPAQRVGEPESVHRPDPLPPSPPLKVDYEASPRPQESDMGQKVASLSVQCHNHEGRLAELTILLQKLQMRVDQVDDGREGLSLWVKDVVGQHLQEMGTTEPLGAKTDFMTFHRDHEVRLSNLEDILRKLTEKSEAIQKELEESKLRAGRAEEQPLLDRVQHLELELNLLKSQLSDWQHLRTSCEQADARIQETVKLMFSEDQHDSSLEWLLQKLSSRFVSKDEVQLLLQDLELKVLQNITHHITVTGQPPTSEVIMSAMNEAGISGITEAQVHIIVNNALKLYSQDKTGMVDFALESGGGSILSTRCSETYETKTALLSLFGIPLWYFSQSPRVVIQPDIYPGNCWAFKGSQGYLVVRLSMRIYPTTFTMEHIPKTLSPAGNISSAPRDFAVYGLETEYQEEGQPLGRFTYDQEGDSLQMFHTLERPDQAFQIVELRVLSNWGHPEYTCLYRFRVHGEPVQ from the exons ATGGACTTTTCTCGGCTACATACATACACTCCCCCCCAGTGTGTGCCGGAGAACACCGGCTACACCTACGCACtcag TTCTAGTTATTCTTCGGATGCTCTGGATTTTGAGACTGAGCACAGGTTGGAACCTGTATTTGATTCTCCAAGGATGTCCCGCCGCAGCTTGCGCCTGGTCACAACAGCAGCGTATAGCAGTGGGGACAGCCAGGCTGTTGACTTGCACGTCAGCACCAGCAGGGCCACCCCCTCCAAGGAGAAAGAAACCAG GACAGTCAAACAGCGCAGAAGCGCAAGCAAGCCAGCTTTTAGTATCAACCACCTGTCAGGGAAGGGAGTGTCCTCCAGCGCCAGCCATGACAGCTCTTGCAGCCTGCGGAATGCCGCGGTGCTTCGGCATCCTGTGCTAGATGAGTCTCTGATTCGCGAGCAGACCAAAGTGGACCACTTCTGGG gTCTTGACGATGATGGCGACCTTAAAG GTGGAAATAAAGCTGCCACTCAGGGAAACGGTGAACTGGCAGCCGAGGTGACAGCCAGCAATGGATACACCTGCCGTGACTGCAGGATGCTCTCAGCGCGCACTGATGCACTCACGGCCCAGTCTGCTACCCATGGGACCACCTCGAGGGTTTACTCCAGAGACAGAACTCTAAAACAGC GCGGTGCATCCTTTTACCTGGATAGGACTCTGTGGCTGGCCAAGTACACCTCCTCATCCTTTGCATCATTCGTAGTTCAACTTTTTCAAGTGGTTTTAATGAAGCTCAGTTTTGAATCAGAAACTTACAAATTGAAAGGCTATGAATCCAGAGCTTATGAATCACAAAGCTATGAGACAAAGAGCCATGGGTCAGaag CCCCCTCTACATGTGTTGCAGCCCATCTCGGTCACTGTGGGAGGATGACTGCCGGAGAGCTTTCCAGAGTGGACGGGGAGTCCCTGT GTGACCTCTTGGTTCGAGCACTACACAGGACCAGAGCTGCTGGGTGGTCTGTGGCTGAGGCCATGTGGTCGATGCTCTGGCTGGCTGTCACTGCTCCAG GGAAGGCAGCCTCTGGAATCTTCTGGTGGCTAGGGAGTGGATGGTACCAATTTGTTACTTTGATTTCTTGGCTGAATGTGTTTCTTCTTACCAG GTGCCTTCGAAATATTTGCAAGGTTTTTGTCTTGCTCCTTCCACTCCTACTTTTACTAG GTGCTGGTCTCTCCCTATGGGGTCAGGGCAACTTCCTCTCACTCCTACCAGTGCTGAACTGGACGGCCATGCAGCCAGCACAGAGGGTGGGCGAGCCCGAGAGTGTGCACAGACCTGaccctcttccccccagcccacctctgaAG GTTGATTATGAGGCTTCCCCGCGGCCTCAAGAGAGTGACATGGGACAGAAAGTAGCCTCTTTGAGTGTGCAGTGCCACAACCACGAAGGGAGACTGGCAGAGCTGACGATCCTGCTTCAGAAGCTCCAGATGCGGGTGGACCAGGTGGACGATGGCAGGGAAGGGCTGTCCCTGTGGGTCAAGGATGTAGTTGGACAGCACCTGCAGGAGATGGGCACCACAGAACCACTCGGTGCTAAG ACTGACTTCATGACTTTTCACCGTGACCATGAAGTACGTCTCTCCAACTTGGAAGATATTCTTAGAAAACTGACAGAGAAATCTGAG GCTATCCAGAAGGAGctggaagaaagcaagctgagagcAGGCAG GGCTGAAGAGCAGCCCCTCCTAGACCGTGTGCAGCACCTAGAACTGGAACTGAACCTGCTGAAGTCACAGCTGTCGGACTGGCAGCATCTGAGGACCAGCTGTGAGCAG GCCGATGCCCGCATCCAGGAGACTGTGAAACTCATGTTCTCTGAGGATCAGCACGACAGCTCCCTCGAGTGGCTGTTGCAGAAGCTTTCTTCTCGGTTCGTGAGCAAGGATGAGGTGCAGCTGCTTTTGCAGGACCTTGAGCTGAAAGTGCTGCAGAATATCACACACCACATCACAGTGACGGGACAGCCGCCGACATCTGAGGTCATCATGTCTGCCATGAACGAGGCAGGGATTTCAGGAATCACGGAAGCG CAAGTGCACATCATTGTGAACAATGCTCTGAAGCTGTACTCCCAAGACAAGACTGGGATGGTGGACTTTGCTCTGGAGTCTGGAG GTGGCAGCATCCTGAGCACTCGGTGCTCCGAGACCTATGAGACCAAGACGGCACTGCTGAGTCTGTTTGGGATCCCGCTGTGGTACTTCTCGCAGTCACCTCGTGTGGTGATCCAG CCCGACATCTACCCAGGGAATTGCTGGGCATTCAAAGGCTCTCAGGGGTATCTGGTGGTGCGGTTGTCCATGAGGATCTATCCAACCACGTTCACCATGGAGCACATTCCAAAGACGCTGTCACCCGCTGGTAACATCTCCAGTGCCCCCAGAGACTTCGCAGTCTAT GGACTGGAAACAGAGTATCAGGAAGAGGGGCAGCCTCTGGGACGGTTTACCTATGACCAGGAAGGAGACTCACTCCAGATGTTCCACACACTG GAAAGGCCTGACCAAGCCTTCCAGATAGTAGAGCTCCGGGTCCTATCCAACTGGGGCCACCCTGAGTACACCTGCCTCTACCGCTTCCGAGTCCATGGAGAACCTGTCCAGTAG
- the Sun1 gene encoding SUN domain-containing protein 1 isoform X20: MDFSRLHTYTPPQCVPENTGYTYALSSSYSSDALDFETEHRLEPVFDSPRMSRRSLRLVTTAAYSSGDSQAVDLHVSTSRATPSKEKETRTVKQRRSASKPAFSINHLSGKGVSSSASHDSSCSLRNAAVLRHPVLDESLIREQTKVDHFWGLDDDGDLKGGNKAATQGNGELAAEVTASNGYTCRDCRMLSARTDALTAQSATHGTTSRVYSRDRTLKQRGASFYLDRTLWLAKYTSSSFASFVVQLFQVVLMKLSFESETYKLKGYESRAYESQSYETKSHGSEGKAASGIFWWLGSGWYQFVTLISWLNVFLLTRCLRNICKVFVLLLPLLLLLGAGLSLWGQGNFLSLLPVLNWTAMQPAQRVGEPESVHRPDPLPPSPPLKVDYEASPRPQESDMGQKVASLSVQCHNHEGRLAELTILLQKLQMRVDQVDDGREGLSLWVKDVVGQHLQEMGTTEPLGAKTDFMTFHRDHEVRLSNLEDILRKLTEKSEAIQKELEESKLRAGRAEEQPLLDRVQHLELELNLLKSQLSDWQHLRTSCEQADARIQETVKLMFSEDQHDSSLEWLLQKLSSRFVSKDEVQLLLQDLELKVLQNITHHITVTGQPPTSEVIMSAMNEAGISGITEAQVHIIVNNALKLYSQDKTGMVDFALESGGGSILSTRCSETYETKTALLSLFGIPLWYFSQSPRVVIQPDIYPGNCWAFKGSQGYLVVRLSMRIYPTTFTMEHIPKTLSPAGNISSAPRDFAVYGLETEYQEEGQPLGRFTYDQEGDSLQMFHTLERPDQAFQIVELRVLSNWGHPEYTCLYRFRVHGEPVQ, translated from the exons ATGGACTTTTCTCGGCTACATACATACACTCCCCCCCAGTGTGTGCCGGAGAACACCGGCTACACCTACGCACtcag TTCTAGTTATTCTTCGGATGCTCTGGATTTTGAGACTGAGCACAGGTTGGAACCTGTATTTGATTCTCCAAGGATGTCCCGCCGCAGCTTGCGCCTGGTCACAACAGCAGCGTATAGCAGTGGGGACAGCCAGGCTGTTGACTTGCACGTCAGCACCAGCAGGGCCACCCCCTCCAAGGAGAAAGAAACCAG GACAGTCAAACAGCGCAGAAGCGCAAGCAAGCCAGCTTTTAGTATCAACCACCTGTCAGGGAAGGGAGTGTCCTCCAGCGCCAGCCATGACAGCTCTTGCAGCCTGCGGAATGCCGCGGTGCTTCGGCATCCTGTGCTAGATGAGTCTCTGATTCGCGAGCAGACCAAAGTGGACCACTTCTGGG gTCTTGACGATGATGGCGACCTTAAAG GTGGAAATAAAGCTGCCACTCAGGGAAACGGTGAACTGGCAGCCGAGGTGACAGCCAGCAATGGATACACCTGCCGTGACTGCAGGATGCTCTCAGCGCGCACTGATGCACTCACGGCCCAGTCTGCTACCCATGGGACCACCTCGAGGGTTTACTCCAGAGACAGAACTCTAAAACAGC GCGGTGCATCCTTTTACCTGGATAGGACTCTGTGGCTGGCCAAGTACACCTCCTCATCCTTTGCATCATTCGTAGTTCAACTTTTTCAAGTGGTTTTAATGAAGCTCAGTTTTGAATCAGAAACTTACAAATTGAAAGGCTATGAATCCAGAGCTTATGAATCACAAAGCTATGAGACAAAGAGCCATGGGTCAGaag GGAAGGCAGCCTCTGGAATCTTCTGGTGGCTAGGGAGTGGATGGTACCAATTTGTTACTTTGATTTCTTGGCTGAATGTGTTTCTTCTTACCAG GTGCCTTCGAAATATTTGCAAGGTTTTTGTCTTGCTCCTTCCACTCCTACTTTTACTAG GTGCTGGTCTCTCCCTATGGGGTCAGGGCAACTTCCTCTCACTCCTACCAGTGCTGAACTGGACGGCCATGCAGCCAGCACAGAGGGTGGGCGAGCCCGAGAGTGTGCACAGACCTGaccctcttccccccagcccacctctgaAG GTTGATTATGAGGCTTCCCCGCGGCCTCAAGAGAGTGACATGGGACAGAAAGTAGCCTCTTTGAGTGTGCAGTGCCACAACCACGAAGGGAGACTGGCAGAGCTGACGATCCTGCTTCAGAAGCTCCAGATGCGGGTGGACCAGGTGGACGATGGCAGGGAAGGGCTGTCCCTGTGGGTCAAGGATGTAGTTGGACAGCACCTGCAGGAGATGGGCACCACAGAACCACTCGGTGCTAAG ACTGACTTCATGACTTTTCACCGTGACCATGAAGTACGTCTCTCCAACTTGGAAGATATTCTTAGAAAACTGACAGAGAAATCTGAG GCTATCCAGAAGGAGctggaagaaagcaagctgagagcAGGCAG GGCTGAAGAGCAGCCCCTCCTAGACCGTGTGCAGCACCTAGAACTGGAACTGAACCTGCTGAAGTCACAGCTGTCGGACTGGCAGCATCTGAGGACCAGCTGTGAGCAG GCCGATGCCCGCATCCAGGAGACTGTGAAACTCATGTTCTCTGAGGATCAGCACGACAGCTCCCTCGAGTGGCTGTTGCAGAAGCTTTCTTCTCGGTTCGTGAGCAAGGATGAGGTGCAGCTGCTTTTGCAGGACCTTGAGCTGAAAGTGCTGCAGAATATCACACACCACATCACAGTGACGGGACAGCCGCCGACATCTGAGGTCATCATGTCTGCCATGAACGAGGCAGGGATTTCAGGAATCACGGAAGCG CAAGTGCACATCATTGTGAACAATGCTCTGAAGCTGTACTCCCAAGACAAGACTGGGATGGTGGACTTTGCTCTGGAGTCTGGAG GTGGCAGCATCCTGAGCACTCGGTGCTCCGAGACCTATGAGACCAAGACGGCACTGCTGAGTCTGTTTGGGATCCCGCTGTGGTACTTCTCGCAGTCACCTCGTGTGGTGATCCAG CCCGACATCTACCCAGGGAATTGCTGGGCATTCAAAGGCTCTCAGGGGTATCTGGTGGTGCGGTTGTCCATGAGGATCTATCCAACCACGTTCACCATGGAGCACATTCCAAAGACGCTGTCACCCGCTGGTAACATCTCCAGTGCCCCCAGAGACTTCGCAGTCTAT GGACTGGAAACAGAGTATCAGGAAGAGGGGCAGCCTCTGGGACGGTTTACCTATGACCAGGAAGGAGACTCACTCCAGATGTTCCACACACTG GAAAGGCCTGACCAAGCCTTCCAGATAGTAGAGCTCCGGGTCCTATCCAACTGGGGCCACCCTGAGTACACCTGCCTCTACCGCTTCCGAGTCCATGGAGAACCTGTCCAGTAG
- the Sun1 gene encoding SUN domain-containing protein 1 isoform X8 encodes MDFSRLHTYTPPQCVPENTGYTYALSSSYSSDALDFETEHRLEPVFDSPRMSRRSLRLVTTAAYSSGDSQAVDLHVSTSRATPSKEKETRTVKQRRSASKPAFSINHLSGKGVSSSASHDSSCSLRNAAVLRHPVLDESLIREQTKVDHFWGLDDDGDLKGGNKAATQGNGELAAEVTASNGYTCRDCRMLSARTDALTAQSATHGTTSRVYSRDRTLKQRGASFYLDRTLWLAKYTSSSFASFVVQLFQVVLMKLSFESETYKLKGYESRAYESQSYETKSHGSEAHLGHCGRMTAGELSRVDGESLCDLLVRALHRTRAAGWSVAEAMWSMLWLAVTAPGKAASGIFWWLGSGWYQFVTLISWLNVFLLTRCLRNICKVFVLLLPLLLLLGAGLSLWGQGNFLSLLPVLNWTAMQPAQRVGEPESVHRPDPLPPSPPLKVDYEASPRPQESDMGQKVASLSVQCHNHEGRLAELTILLQKLQMRVDQVDDGREGLSLWVKDVVGQHLQEMGTTEPLGAKTDFMTFHRDHEVRLSNLEDILRKLTEKSEAIQKELEESKLRAGRAEEQPLLDRVQHLELELNLLKSQLSDWQHLRTSCEQADARIQETVKLMFSEDQHDSSLEWLLQKLSSRFVSKDEVQLLLQDLELKVLQNITHHITVTGQPPTSEVIMSAMNEAGISGITEAQVHIIVNNALKLYSQDKTGMVDFALESGGGSILSTRCSETYETKTALLSLFGIPLWYFSQSPRVVIQPDIYPGNCWAFKGSQGYLVVRLSMRIYPTTFTMEHIPKTLSPAGNISSAPRDFAVYGLETEYQEEGQPLGRFTYDQEGDSLQMFHTLERPDQAFQIVELRVLSNWGHPEYTCLYRFRVHGEPVQ; translated from the exons ATGGACTTTTCTCGGCTACATACATACACTCCCCCCCAGTGTGTGCCGGAGAACACCGGCTACACCTACGCACtcag TTCTAGTTATTCTTCGGATGCTCTGGATTTTGAGACTGAGCACAGGTTGGAACCTGTATTTGATTCTCCAAGGATGTCCCGCCGCAGCTTGCGCCTGGTCACAACAGCAGCGTATAGCAGTGGGGACAGCCAGGCTGTTGACTTGCACGTCAGCACCAGCAGGGCCACCCCCTCCAAGGAGAAAGAAACCAG GACAGTCAAACAGCGCAGAAGCGCAAGCAAGCCAGCTTTTAGTATCAACCACCTGTCAGGGAAGGGAGTGTCCTCCAGCGCCAGCCATGACAGCTCTTGCAGCCTGCGGAATGCCGCGGTGCTTCGGCATCCTGTGCTAGATGAGTCTCTGATTCGCGAGCAGACCAAAGTGGACCACTTCTGGG gTCTTGACGATGATGGCGACCTTAAAG GTGGAAATAAAGCTGCCACTCAGGGAAACGGTGAACTGGCAGCCGAGGTGACAGCCAGCAATGGATACACCTGCCGTGACTGCAGGATGCTCTCAGCGCGCACTGATGCACTCACGGCCCAGTCTGCTACCCATGGGACCACCTCGAGGGTTTACTCCAGAGACAGAACTCTAAAACAGC GCGGTGCATCCTTTTACCTGGATAGGACTCTGTGGCTGGCCAAGTACACCTCCTCATCCTTTGCATCATTCGTAGTTCAACTTTTTCAAGTGGTTTTAATGAAGCTCAGTTTTGAATCAGAAACTTACAAATTGAAAGGCTATGAATCCAGAGCTTATGAATCACAAAGCTATGAGACAAAGAGCCATGGGTCAGaag CCCATCTCGGTCACTGTGGGAGGATGACTGCCGGAGAGCTTTCCAGAGTGGACGGGGAGTCCCTGT GTGACCTCTTGGTTCGAGCACTACACAGGACCAGAGCTGCTGGGTGGTCTGTGGCTGAGGCCATGTGGTCGATGCTCTGGCTGGCTGTCACTGCTCCAG GGAAGGCAGCCTCTGGAATCTTCTGGTGGCTAGGGAGTGGATGGTACCAATTTGTTACTTTGATTTCTTGGCTGAATGTGTTTCTTCTTACCAG GTGCCTTCGAAATATTTGCAAGGTTTTTGTCTTGCTCCTTCCACTCCTACTTTTACTAG GTGCTGGTCTCTCCCTATGGGGTCAGGGCAACTTCCTCTCACTCCTACCAGTGCTGAACTGGACGGCCATGCAGCCAGCACAGAGGGTGGGCGAGCCCGAGAGTGTGCACAGACCTGaccctcttccccccagcccacctctgaAG GTTGATTATGAGGCTTCCCCGCGGCCTCAAGAGAGTGACATGGGACAGAAAGTAGCCTCTTTGAGTGTGCAGTGCCACAACCACGAAGGGAGACTGGCAGAGCTGACGATCCTGCTTCAGAAGCTCCAGATGCGGGTGGACCAGGTGGACGATGGCAGGGAAGGGCTGTCCCTGTGGGTCAAGGATGTAGTTGGACAGCACCTGCAGGAGATGGGCACCACAGAACCACTCGGTGCTAAG ACTGACTTCATGACTTTTCACCGTGACCATGAAGTACGTCTCTCCAACTTGGAAGATATTCTTAGAAAACTGACAGAGAAATCTGAG GCTATCCAGAAGGAGctggaagaaagcaagctgagagcAGGCAG GGCTGAAGAGCAGCCCCTCCTAGACCGTGTGCAGCACCTAGAACTGGAACTGAACCTGCTGAAGTCACAGCTGTCGGACTGGCAGCATCTGAGGACCAGCTGTGAGCAG GCCGATGCCCGCATCCAGGAGACTGTGAAACTCATGTTCTCTGAGGATCAGCACGACAGCTCCCTCGAGTGGCTGTTGCAGAAGCTTTCTTCTCGGTTCGTGAGCAAGGATGAGGTGCAGCTGCTTTTGCAGGACCTTGAGCTGAAAGTGCTGCAGAATATCACACACCACATCACAGTGACGGGACAGCCGCCGACATCTGAGGTCATCATGTCTGCCATGAACGAGGCAGGGATTTCAGGAATCACGGAAGCG CAAGTGCACATCATTGTGAACAATGCTCTGAAGCTGTACTCCCAAGACAAGACTGGGATGGTGGACTTTGCTCTGGAGTCTGGAG GTGGCAGCATCCTGAGCACTCGGTGCTCCGAGACCTATGAGACCAAGACGGCACTGCTGAGTCTGTTTGGGATCCCGCTGTGGTACTTCTCGCAGTCACCTCGTGTGGTGATCCAG CCCGACATCTACCCAGGGAATTGCTGGGCATTCAAAGGCTCTCAGGGGTATCTGGTGGTGCGGTTGTCCATGAGGATCTATCCAACCACGTTCACCATGGAGCACATTCCAAAGACGCTGTCACCCGCTGGTAACATCTCCAGTGCCCCCAGAGACTTCGCAGTCTAT GGACTGGAAACAGAGTATCAGGAAGAGGGGCAGCCTCTGGGACGGTTTACCTATGACCAGGAAGGAGACTCACTCCAGATGTTCCACACACTG GAAAGGCCTGACCAAGCCTTCCAGATAGTAGAGCTCCGGGTCCTATCCAACTGGGGCCACCCTGAGTACACCTGCCTCTACCGCTTCCGAGTCCATGGAGAACCTGTCCAGTAG